The Halalkalicoccus sp. CG83 genomic sequence TGAACGCGCTGGGGGGAGTGGTTCAGCCGTCCTTACCCAGCCGGTGCACATCGGTATCGGAACGAAGTAGAGGGATACTCGCCCTATTCAGCACACCGATCTCAAGAGAAGACTGGAATTAGTATTGAGGGGGAACTGCCAGCAGTTCGTCGTCGTTCTGCTCGTTTGGTGTGACTCAACGTCTTCAGGTCCACCTATCGATTCGAATGCTTGAATCCCGTCATTGCTCTAAGTGGGTTACTTGTCAACGTGACTGTCTTCCATTGTGTCTCGACGCCTCGCAAACATGGACGGCTGGTCACCCACGCTATTCGATATCTACACACAGGAAATAAATTCGGACGCGTGATGCGGTGTAGCTACCACTGCTCCTGTGCGCGATCCGGACGCTGGCGCTGGTAGAGGTCCTCCCGGACATCTTGGAACGTGTTGATGAGTTCGGCAACGGCGTGCGTGATCGTATCGAAGTAGTCTTCGCCGAGCTCCGCGGTTGCGTCACTCGGATCACCCCAGACCCCCGTCTCACTGACCCGGTAGTACGCACCTTTTCCAATGAGGAGATGATCGAGTAGCGCTGCAGAGTTCTCGATATCCATTGGCATATCGGGATCGTCAAAGGACGTGCTTTCGAGGTCGACAAGGCCCTCGTCAATGGCCATCACTGCAGCGGTTTCTCCAATGTTCGCGTGCCAGCCAGCATCAAAGGAGAGGTACTCCTCTATGTCCTCACCGCTCAGCGCATCCCAGTACGGGAATGCATAGACGTAATTCTCATCGGGCAGGTCGTGGGTAGCCTGGTTGGCACCGACTTTCGCTGCCCAGTCATTGGTGAGATGGCCGGAAATGAACACGATAGCGATGAGCGTCCATATCCGGTAAATGTATTATCAAACATAGAAACCTCGGCCGATGAAAGAAGTAACGTACCGAAGACAACGTGTGTATTCAGTATTATCCCATTCTGAGGTACTATAGTAGGATTATAAGAGAGGTACATATTAGGTTCTATAGTTATGCTACTCGATGGCGTATAGAGTAACGTGGCTTTAATGAAGTCATGTGAATATAATGTCGCTTCAACAAGTCTCTAGGGCTTCAGAACCTACTAGGGTGAAAACGGCAACGAGAGTTGATGAGCAACGCGGTATT encodes the following:
- a CDS encoding creatininase family protein, whose protein sequence is MFISGHLTNDWAAKVGANQATHDLPDENYVYAFPYWDALSGEDIEEYLSFDAGWHANIGETAAVMAIDEGLVDLESTSFDDPDMPMDIENSAALLDHLLIGKGAYYRVSETGVWGDPSDATAELGEDYFDTITHAVAELINTFQDVREDLYQRQRPDRAQEQW